The Vicugna pacos chromosome 2, VicPac4, whole genome shotgun sequence sequence CTTCGTGCTTAAATACTGCTTCAAGGAACCCACTGCTGAAGTTCCATTTATGAACACAATCAGAGCCATCCAGGGAGTAAATGATTTCCCCCCTAGCAGGCAACACCAGACTTTGGATGGGTTTTCCAGTCTTATCTATGTTTGACATGGCTGTGATGATATCTATGTCCCAGATAGAAAGAACCCCACTGGTCGACAAAGAGAGCAGCATGTTGTGGTGACTCGATTTCACCAGCTTGACTATGGTTCCTGAGATCTCCTGTAAGCTCGCCATACATTGTCCCGTGTCCCGCCTCCAAAAAAACACGGCTGAGGTATTTTCCATGGTCGCGATGATGCAGTCCCCGTTCTTGGACAGCACGGCTGATATAAAGCGTTCGTTGTGCTTAGCTCTGAACTTTTCGGCCACCTTCCACATGCCAGTATCTAAGAGCTCAATGCTGAGGGCTTTACAGATCAGAACTGCACTCTGGTCCTCTGAAAGTTCAATGCTGACCACCTCACTATCTTCTCTTCGGCAGTCAAAGTCATCAGTCAGCTGAGGGTTGGAGATGTCCTCAGTGTTCCAAACAGAGAGGCTTCCCTCACTGTCTACCATTACCATTTCTTGAGCCGTGTCCAAGATAAGAAGGAACTTCACAAACCCACCCGAAAATTCAGATGTCACCGTACATAACTTTTCTCCACTCCCTAAATGAAATATGGTGGTGGTGTTCAGATACTGTCCACAGAAGGCATAGGCGCCATCCAGCGAGCACTGGACACAGGTCACTTCATACCAGCAGTGGAACTGGTAAAGGGGCCATCCGTAGAGCAGGTCGATGACAGTGACGTCTTTGCTGGCTTCGAGCCAGGCGAGGGCGTGTTTGACGGACAGTGTAAATCCATTGATGTAGGTGGAGCCACTTCCATGTTTGGTCCCTTTGATTTCCACTTCAGACAGGAGGCAAGAATTTACATTATCATAAACCAACAAGGTGTTATTTGTTGTAGCCACCACAAGATACTTTTCGTCACTGGTGAGTTTCATGCCCAGGATGACAGACTGGGCTGTCGTGATTTGCCTGAGTAGTTGACGTGTTTCTACGTCCCACGTGCTGATGGAACCATTTTCTAAAGCTGTGAGGACTGTACTGGGGTTAGAGGTGGGCAGAATCTCGGTGACATGCAGGTGACTAGATGACAAGGGAAGACGCTCTGGGCTGTAGGTCACGTCCATGGATGAATGTAATGGCACGATGGAGCAATATTTGGGGCCGTCTTTGTCACATTCTAAAAGAAGGTGTCTGAGTTTAGGCAGGGAACTTACAACAGGCAGCAGTCTTTGCTGAAGCTCGGCGGAAAGGGAGCCGGGGAACGCAACGACCTTCGTTTTGATGCTGCGGAGGGTGCTTGCCAGAAACTTCAGCTCCTTCTCCTGCGAGTAGTTGTAAGCCAGCTCGATGTCGGAGAGTACTTTGTCGAACTGGCCGATCTTGGTCATGGTGTAGAGCCAGCTGAAGTTCATGATGATGCCGTAGAGCAAGTCATCTGTCTTCCCGCACCTCGTCAGGTGGTACAGGAGCTCACACATTTTCCGATGGTTGACGAAAAAGATGTCGGGCTCCAACGGGTTACACTGGAAAACCCAGGGCTGGTCAGGGGCCTGCCTGTCGAAGGAAGCCTGCTCCATGAAGTGCTTCTCCTCCTCCAGCAGGCTTCTGCTCTCCAAGTCAAGGCAGCCATTCAAGTAGGGGTCTTCAAGGCAGAAAGCTTTTCTCCTGCCCCCTGACCAGACGCCCAGAAAGTAGTCTGCAAGGATGGTGTGCATTTCACGCAGGTCACCACCGTCCTGCAGATACCGCTTCTGGGCTATGAGCTGCAGGTGTCTGTTGGCCCAGACCAGGAGGGTGACGTTCTTTACGTGTCTCTCAATTAAGTACCCGCTGAGCCCCTCCTTGAGCCTGGCGATATACAGATAGGGTACTCTCAGAGGATTGCTGGGCCTGGCACACTCACTGAGCTCATTCATGACCGTGTTGTCGAGGGCCAACACATCCTCCAGCTCCATTTCACTCAAACCCATTTTGGCCATGGTGATGTAACCAAGAGCCCGGCAGACTAGTTTCTGCCCACATTTCTTTTCCAAGGACCAGAAGAGCTGCTCTATGCTTTCATGGACGGTGACAGAGAGCGAGGACTCATCGACGTCTCTGTGAGATCGCCAATGTCTCACCTCCCTGAAGGTCAGGTTCACAAACATGGGCAGCGTGCACTTGGAGAAGGCATTGTTCACGTAAATCTGCTGGCCTGACGTGACCTTCCTCTTGACCCGCAGCAGCTGGTGTTTGAGCACCTGGCTGCACATCTTCCTGTCCCGCGGAACCAGCTCGATGTAGTTGTCTTCTGCATGGATAAGGCACCGTAGCTTCTGCAGGATCCCGTGTTTGTTGGGCAGCGTGGAGAGGACGATCCGGACGAAGCGGGGAAGGTGAGCCGGGAGCCACCAGAGCTTCCTGGCCTCGTCGCTGTCCGACAGTTGCTCCAGGGCATCGAATATCACCACGAGAGGCCTCTGCAGCGAAGACTCATTCAGAAGGTTGATAAATAAGTCACGGAGGTCATGGATCTTCTTGGGGTAGCTCTGAACCAGGCACCGGTAGTTAACTGCCAACTGTTCACAAACACTTACGAGGAGAGTCCTGAGATCAGTACTCATGTCTGTGGTTCCTAGAAATCGCACGACTACGACTGGGTCCGATTCTGGTCCTGTGTCTTCATGTAGCCAGCCATAAGCCTAAAACATAAAGGCCGAGTTTAGAATGGTGACATAGAGTCATGCGGTCACATGCAGCAACGCCTCCTGTCGGCACAGATCAGACTTCTGGTAACCCTGACCATACAGAAAGTAGCCTAGAACTGGGAAGTGGGGAAACCTGAGATGGTCGAAGAGCTGTCGCAAAGCTCATAGGTGAGATCCTCAGGGCCACTCTACCGAAGGCAATAGAGCGGTGATGACAGTGCTAGTCAATCATAAGGCAGCATTTAGCTGGTGTTCTAAAAGTcacaaagcatttcacaaactgtAAATCTGAGTATCTAATATGGTTAGTTTTTCGTTACTGAATTTTCATTTCCTGGCACAGTTgttggcacatggtaggtgcttagtaagtatttatttaatgaaaagattAAGTAATGATCTACACAGTATATCAATCAAATATGTCCCTTAATTGAGATCACATAAGGCCCTCTCTttcccattctctctccctctctttctcccttttaattGTAGagttaaagagagaaaatatacGAAGAGGGGGCTGAATTAAGTTTAGTATCTTTCTGTCTGGAAGTGCAAGGACAAAAAGGGATATGATCAAAGTATAAAACACTCCAAAACGTATTTTTAGGGAGACAACGTCTTTCAGTAACGCTTGCAATTCACCAAGGATGCTCCTTAGGAAAGGACATGTTATTTAATACATTAGAAAGTCAGTTTATGAAACTTGGTTCCTTCAGAAATAGTTCAGGTTGAAGTTAGAATATGTTCAGAAAAAATTCAGGGACGTCAGTTTCAGAACGAGCTGTTAAGGAAAATAAGCAACTCGTGGTCGGTGATCAGCCCCAGCTTTTGCTGCTGACTTGGAGGAAGGTAATCCTGCCACTTTACAGCATCTTTTGCTGGCAAATCAGAAAGAGAACACAATTTGTTTGGCCCTACTTGGATGGCTTATGATGATTATTTGCAttgtcctccctcctcccaatCACGTGTGGTGGCATGTGTGATGTCTATAAAGAATGGCCCTGCCATCATTAGCTCATGTCCAAGGAAATGTCGGCTGCAAGGGAGATAACCTAGAGATGAACACAAGATGCCTGTCTCCATCCTCACACAGAACATGAGGTCACAAGAGGACAGGGTGTTGTTGGTGGAGGTGGCGGCAAGTAGGAGGAGATGGGGGCAGGGGGTAGAAGTTCCCCAGGAGAGAGGCAAGCAGAGCAGAGACAAGGGACCTAGAAA is a genomic window containing:
- the NWD2 gene encoding NACHT and WD repeat domain-containing protein 2, which encodes MWPAGAGIKLPCPRDSALRRAAFSGNLTALPSHLVPAGRSVRVFISANPEDTGAERQALRENVYPKLREFCRENYGLEFQVIDLYWGIDEDEWDSPELQKTRMKLLEDCLKTSAGPCFVGLLGEKYGNIRIPGEVEASEFEMILDAAIEAKLETKLLEEWYCRDENSVPAAYYLRPKSEMLKSNKNAMQPSGNAENEKTWQEISDEIKKIFKVAVKLLHEKGKMKHSQAKRYLFSAIEDEFDFALGKQTPAFLKKCVCYIRKIANIERFVKIPEMGKYMDITGAEPRIIRDPEAQEKLVKLRDEFIPTIVASSNLRVYTSVTHCDMKLGYSQEIENHYIEGLGKQFYEDMIDIIQATVQQNFDTETDTLYDEILQHSSLCKTYASFYEYKCESLNIVHKYILPSKTGHINPLIIYGGPCTGKTLLLAEVAKKAYGWLHEDTGPESDPVVVVRFLGTTDMSTDLRTLLVSVCEQLAVNYRCLVQSYPKKIHDLRDLFINLLNESSLQRPLVVIFDALEQLSDSDEARKLWWLPAHLPRFVRIVLSTLPNKHGILQKLRCLIHAEDNYIELVPRDRKMCSQVLKHQLLRVKRKVTSGQQIYVNNAFSKCTLPMFVNLTFREVRHWRSHRDVDESSLSVTVHESIEQLFWSLEKKCGQKLVCRALGYITMAKMGLSEMELEDVLALDNTVMNELSECARPSNPLRVPYLYIARLKEGLSGYLIERHVKNVTLLVWANRHLQLIAQKRYLQDGGDLREMHTILADYFLGVWSGGRRKAFCLEDPYLNGCLDLESRSLLEEEKHFMEQASFDRQAPDQPWVFQCNPLEPDIFFVNHRKMCELLYHLTRCGKTDDLLYGIIMNFSWLYTMTKIGQFDKVLSDIELAYNYSQEKELKFLASTLRSIKTKVVAFPGSLSAELQQRLLPVVSSLPKLRHLLLECDKDGPKYCSIVPLHSSMDVTYSPERLPLSSSHLHVTEILPTSNPSTVLTALENGSISTWDVETRQLLRQITTAQSVILGMKLTSDEKYLVVATTNNTLLVYDNVNSCLLSEVEIKGTKHGSGSTYINGFTLSVKHALAWLEASKDVTVIDLLYGWPLYQFHCWYEVTCVQCSLDGAYAFCGQYLNTTTIFHLGSGEKLCTVTSEFSGGFVKFLLILDTAQEMVMVDSEGSLSVWNTEDISNPQLTDDFDCRREDSEVVSIELSEDQSAVLICKALSIELLDTGMWKVAEKFRAKHNERFISAVLSKNGDCIIATMENTSAVFFWRRDTGQCMASLQEISGTIVKLVKSSHHNMLLSLSTSGVLSIWDIDIITAMSNIDKTGKPIQSLVLPARGEIIYSLDGSDCVHKWNFSSGFLEAVFKHEGIVEHCVLTSSGDVMVTADDKSSQYVWHTSSGENLFRINGQRISQLLITHNDQFVVSLCEENASRVWRLATGHRVCNILTTLQNAFITSANTFVVGMTKSKVLAVSLWTGSITKKFCCEDGTTIVNFKLIPDCPDIIVFITSAETVNIWSLTEEVICRRVQLPNNFLKNLEDFEISPNGKLGIISRGDENINVLDLHSGKLRVVHASGVIWRQRLSRDGRYLVYICFRNGEEEDENGALSSLIVMRLADGKNIGACSLYKTPTFLALSQRHLNIIVGFDDGSVGIYTVVDRVDAALKIKIATSNSRQIFNSTTQASRPKCHRYCFKVSVDCLWRESTEVFARDSPITVSDSTEPNEATPSRKHNSCYDRVCSALESRGPGYAPDN